GCCGGACAAAACGTGGGGAATCGCCTTTTGCTGGATGGGCGTGGGGGTTGCGTAGCCCAGCGTTTTGATGGATTCCATCAGCGCGGGCGAGAGTTTCAGTGAATCGAAGGTCAAATCTAATCCTTTTGATAAGGCAAAGCATTTGGAGCAGGCAACATTGCCTCTCCGGTCTTTTGAAGTTTACGCCTTTTGTCTGTTCGGGATTTAAAAGACGCGGGAATTCAAGAAGGGAATTGAAATATACACTTAACCCGTCTTAATTACAAATAAATAAAATGATTGAATTTTTCACATTCATATTCCCCAGCCGATATCGTTGAAATCGTCGGTAAAGACTATGGGTATTCCCGCGGCCTTCGACTGGCGCTTTACGCTTTGCATGAGCCTGTGACTCACCCTGTCGCACAGTACGACCACGATGTCGATTCGCTTCGGCAGGGGTTTGTGCTCCACCCTGCGGTTTCTGCCGTCCCAGTGAATAATCTCACGAAAGCCTCTCGCTTCGAGCTTTGCGGGAAGCGCCCCGAGAGAATCCGACCCGACGATGAGAGCGGCCTGAGACGGCATACATCAACTCCTTTAAATTGCGTTAATTACTCCAAATATACTTAACCAAAATAATGTGTCAATAGCAATTTTATTGCCCTCATAGTCGGTAGACGTAGGAGGCTGTGATTTTTTCATTTTTCACGTTGGACAGGAGCCGGGGAGGCGGGTTTATCGACCCTGAAATTTGCTTTCCTGAAACCGGGGATTATAAAAATTAGTGACGGCGGGTTTTTTTCATTTTTGCGCTACCGGGCGAATCAACAAAAAGTGTGAGGCCATGAGTGAAAAACTGCTGATCGTTGACGATACGGAAATGAACCGCAGGCTTTTCAGGGACGTACTGGAGTATCACGGCTATGAGGTTGTAGAAGCGGCCGACGGAGCGCAGGGACTGGAAATGGCGAAAATCCATAATCCGGTCCTTGTCCTTCTCGATATACAGATGCCGGTCATGGACGGTTTCGACACTCTCGCCGCCTTGCGGAAAGACCCCTTCCTGAAGGGAGTGAAGGTCATAGCCCTGACCTCCTTCGCAATGCGCGGTGACCGGGAGCGGATACTGGCGGCCGGATTCGACGATTACCTGTCCAAGCCGGTCGCAATCCTCGAACTGCCCGGCAAGGTGCGCGAATGGCTGAAAAGTCGTGAGGGTTGACCGCGCCCCCGGGAGCCGGAAGCAAAAGAGCGCAATTTCCCGGGGGAAATCGAGACGAGGCAGAAACCGCGTCGAGGTGTCGAATGGCTGAGATTCAGGGGAACGCGACGGCGCTATGCAACGCCGAGGGTGAAATAACCGGGGCCAGCGAGTCTGCCCGGGATCTCACGGCGCGCCAAAATGACGAAAAAAATCTCGCCGAGAGAGAATCGTTCCTCTCCGGCATCCTTGACAGTATTCAGGATGAGATCAGCGTCCTTGACAAGGAGTTGACTATCGTCAGGGTAAACTCCGCGCTGAAAAGGCGCTTTTCCGGAGGCGGTCCGCTGGTGGGCCGGAAATGTGTCGAGGTTTATCACTGCGGAACCGAGTTCTGCGAAGATTGTCCGAGCCGGATAACCCTCCGGAGCGGGAAGGTTTCGTCGAAAATTTTTTCAGAAACAAAAAACGGCGCTGTAATCTGGCTGGAACTCGTCACCTTTCCCATCTTCGACCCAAAAAGAACTCTGGTTACCGGCGTCATAGCGCTTGCGCGGGATATCACCGAACGAAAAAGAGCGGAGGAAGAGTCTCTCCGGCGGCGGGCCGCCGTCGAAAAACTCAACGGCTCGCTTGTCGAGCTTGCGCGCAACGAAAAAATCTACGGAGGCGACGCCGGGGTTGCTTTCAGGGCGATAACCGAGGCTTCGGCGAGAGCCATGGCTGTCGGCAGGGTGAGCATCTGGT
This is a stretch of genomic DNA from bacterium. It encodes these proteins:
- a CDS encoding DUF2325 domain-containing protein, giving the protein MPSQAALIVGSDSLGALPAKLEARGFREIIHWDGRNRRVEHKPLPKRIDIVVVLCDRVSHRLMQSVKRQSKAAGIPIVFTDDFNDIGWGI
- a CDS encoding response regulator, whose product is MSEKLLIVDDTEMNRRLFRDVLEYHGYEVVEAADGAQGLEMAKIHNPVLVLLDIQMPVMDGFDTLAALRKDPFLKGVKVIALTSFAMRGDRERILAAGFDDYLSKPVAILELPGKVREWLKSREG